CTGCTGGTCACCCCCGCCGCCGAGCCGGAGCGTGCGATCGCGCTGGGCAGCACCCATCCGCACAGCCCCGGCGTGGCGGAGATCGGGGTACTGGTGGAGGACACATGGCAGCGCAGAGGAGTGGGCCGGCTCCTGCTTCGCCGGCTCACGGAACGGTGCAGGCTGCAGGGCGTGGCCGCACTGACCGCCCAGACCCTGTCCGGACGGCGCGCCCTCCTGGGTGTGGTGCGTGAGGAGGCGGCCGGGCCCTTGGAGTACGGGCCCCTGTCCGACACGGTACGGATGACGGCGACACTGGCGGCGAGGAGCTCCGCGGATGCTCAGCTGTAAACCCCTGAACGGGTCGTTCGGCGTGGAGGTGTTCGACGTCGCCCTCGGCACCCCGGAGGCCGAGGAGTGCGCCGCGGAACTCGTCGAGGCCCTGCACAGCCACCAGTTGCTGCTCTTCTCCGGCCAGGACCTGCCGGTAGCCGCCCAGTTGTGGGTCACCTCCCTCTTCGGAAGGCCCGTGGCGCCGTGGGACCCGACGCACGCGCACCCCCGCAGTCCGTACGTGGAGGTGTTCCGCGAGTCGCCGCCCCGCGCGTACAAGCGGCCCGCCGAGCACTGGCACAGCGACGCCTCCTTCCGGGCAGAGCCCACCGACGCCACCCTCCTGTACGGGGTGACGGTGCCGGCGGAGGGTGGGCGCACCCACTTCAACGACACGCGCGGGCCGCTGGCCGCGCTGCCGGAGAGTCTGCGGGAGCGCATAGCCCCGCTGCGCGCCGTACACGACTTCGGGCGGAACTTCTCGACCCTGCGGCGGGCCTCGTCGCGGATATCGGATGAGGAGGCGCGGGCCGAGCTCGTGGCCTTCCCGCCGGTGACACACCCGCTGGTCCGCCTCCACCCGGTCACCGGGGAACCGGCCCTGTACCTCAACGAGATGTGTCTGGACCGGATCGACGGTCTGCCCGAGGTCGAGAGCCGCGCCCTGGCCGAGGAGCTGTACGCGCACACCCTGCACCCCCGATGGCAGTACGTGCACCTCTGGCGCCCCGGCGACCTCCTCGTGTGGGACAACCCCTCGCTGCTCCACCGCGGCGAGGGCGTCCCGCCGGGGCAGCGCCGGCTCGTCCACCGGACAACCGCCCGGTACACGGGACGGACTCGTTGAGCAAGATTGCGCGATGGCGCGGTTCGGCGCCGATGAAGGATCCACGGGCGAATCCGAAGGCACATCCGAGGGAGGAACCGACTGATGGAACGCTACGACGTCGCTGTCGTGGGCCTGGGTGGGCTCGGCAGCGCCGCCTGCCACTCACTGGCCGCGGCCGGACTGCGGGTACTCGGCCTGGAACGCTTCGGTCCCGTTCACGACCAGGGAGCAAGTCATGGCGAGTCCCGCGGAGTCTGGCAGGCCTACTTCATGGGTCCCTCCTATGTGCCGTACCTGCGCCGCTCCTACACCTTGTGGTCCGATCTGGAGGAGGCGTGCGGCGAGACCTTGTTCCACCGGACGGGGGGACTGTGCATCGGGCCGGTCGACGGCGCGCTGGTCCCGGCGGCCCGGAACAGTGCCGAGCAATGCGGGCTCGAACACGAGTATCTGACGGCCGACGAGGTGCGCTACCGCTACCCGCAGTTCACCCCTGACGAGGAGTGCGCGGCCGTATTCGACCCCGGTTCCGGCTACGTCCAGCCGGAGCAGACCGTCCGCGTCCAGTTGGAGCTCGCCCGGAAACACTCCGCGGAGCTGCGCTTCGACGAGGAGGTGCGTGAGATCGCGGAGAGCGCGGGTGGGGTGCGTGTGCTCACCTCTCGCGCGACCTACGAGGTCGGGCATGTCGTGGTCACGGCGGGTTGCTGGACGCCGGGGCTGCTGCCGGCACTCGACCTGCCGGTGCAGGTGCTGCGCAAGGTGATGCTCTGGTTCGAACCGACGGGCGGCGCCGACGACTTCCAGCCGGGTCGCTTCCCGTACTGGATCTGGGAGGGCGACGGCATGGTCGGATACGGCCATCCGGCGGCGAACGGCAGGCACGGCGGGGTGAAGGCGGGCGTACACAGCGGCGGCACCCCTACCGACCCCGACCGGGTGGACCGCCTCGTGCGTCCGGAGGAGATCGCGGAGGTTCAGGACTTCCTGCGGACCCGCATCCCACGGCTCGGGGTGGGCGGCCGCTACCGCAAGAGCTCGGTGTGCCTCTACGACAACACCCCGGACCAGGCGTTCGTCATCGGCCGAGCCTCGGAGCACGGCCGGATCACCGTTGCCGCCGGCACCTCGGGCCACGCCTTCAAGTTCGTCCCGGCCATCGGAGAGTCGCTGCGGGAGCTGGTCACCGAGGGAGTGGCGAGCCAGGACCTTTCACTGTTCTCGCCCGACCGGTTCGGTGCCGCGTAGCCGAGCCGGAACGACCCGAGCGGTGGATGCGCTACGGGCGCCCGCACGTATGACGGCGGGCCGAGCCGTGCCCCGGGGAGGTACCGGGATCAGGGCCATCACTCGGCTCCCCCGGGGTTGCCGCACTCGACCGTGGGTCAGGCGCGTGCGCCGTCGAGGATCAGGTCGACCAGGCGGGGGACCAGGGTGTCCTCCAATGGTTCGCCGGTGAGCAGTACGCGGGCGAGGAGGGGGCCTGTGACGGCCTCGACCAGGAGATGGGGGTCGGTTTCGGCCGGCAGTTCTCCTCGGTCGATGCCGCGCCGGACGAGTGCTTCGGCGCGCTCCAGGCGGGCGTTCCAGTAGGAGCGCCTCCCCTCCTCCAGGTCGTTCTCGCCGCGCACCGTGCCGAGGTGCAGCAGTGCGGCGCCGGCCGGCGTCGAGAGGTACCGGGCGAGCGCCGTGAACAGCTGGGACAGGTCCTCGCGGACGTCTCCTGTGTCCGGAGCCGGGAGTGCCGTGTCGGAATGGGTGGCCAGCGCGTCGAAGACCAGATTCTCGCGGGTCTTCCAGCGC
The sequence above is a segment of the Streptomyces sp. NBC_01255 genome. Coding sequences within it:
- a CDS encoding TetR-like C-terminal domain-containing protein, which translates into the protein MRQAVLAATVDLLTSEGLAATTVAAVARAAGVHETSVYRRWKTRENLVFDALATHSDTALPAPDTGDVREDLSQLFTALARYLSTPAGAALLHLGTVRGENDLEEGRRSYWNARLERAEALVRRGIDRGELPAETDPHLLVEAVTGPLLARVLLTGEPLEDTLVPRLVDLILDGARA
- a CDS encoding TauD/TfdA dioxygenase family protein, giving the protein MLSCKPLNGSFGVEVFDVALGTPEAEECAAELVEALHSHQLLLFSGQDLPVAAQLWVTSLFGRPVAPWDPTHAHPRSPYVEVFRESPPRAYKRPAEHWHSDASFRAEPTDATLLYGVTVPAEGGRTHFNDTRGPLAALPESLRERIAPLRAVHDFGRNFSTLRRASSRISDEEARAELVAFPPVTHPLVRLHPVTGEPALYLNEMCLDRIDGLPEVESRALAEELYAHTLHPRWQYVHLWRPGDLLVWDNPSLLHRGEGVPPGQRRLVHRTTARYTGRTR
- the solA gene encoding N-methyl-L-tryptophan oxidase, which encodes MERYDVAVVGLGGLGSAACHSLAAAGLRVLGLERFGPVHDQGASHGESRGVWQAYFMGPSYVPYLRRSYTLWSDLEEACGETLFHRTGGLCIGPVDGALVPAARNSAEQCGLEHEYLTADEVRYRYPQFTPDEECAAVFDPGSGYVQPEQTVRVQLELARKHSAELRFDEEVREIAESAGGVRVLTSRATYEVGHVVVTAGCWTPGLLPALDLPVQVLRKVMLWFEPTGGADDFQPGRFPYWIWEGDGMVGYGHPAANGRHGGVKAGVHSGGTPTDPDRVDRLVRPEEIAEVQDFLRTRIPRLGVGGRYRKSSVCLYDNTPDQAFVIGRASEHGRITVAAGTSGHAFKFVPAIGESLRELVTEGVASQDLSLFSPDRFGAA
- a CDS encoding GNAT family N-acetyltransferase, translating into MLSRTAGTDALLVTPAAEPERAIALGSTHPHSPGVAEIGVLVEDTWQRRGVGRLLLRRLTERCRLQGVAALTAQTLSGRRALLGVVREEAAGPLEYGPLSDTVRMTATLAARSSADAQL